The Terriglobia bacterium genome includes a region encoding these proteins:
- a CDS encoding 2-oxoacid:acceptor oxidoreductase subunit alpha produces the protein MATTIELGVQEKAERTPPPGRKVNDFSIQVATVNGSGSQSANTVLLRSIFQMGVPVSGKNLFPSNIAGLPTWYTIRASKHGYIARKKEIDFLVAMNAETAQEDVMSLMPGSACVYDEPLKLSGLRQDITFYPVPFDKLVAPVCPEAKLRRLVKNMLYVGVVDALLGIDVAESEKALVKQFGKKKKAAELNTAAVRAGYDYAIATFTKQDPFWVERMNENQGKIIVDGNAAAALGCMFAGVTVVTWYPITPSSSLVETLIDYLKEYRIGPDGKATFAVVQAEDELAAAGMVLGAGWAGARSMTSTSGPGISLMAEFIGLGYYTELPGVFFDIQRVGPSTGLPTRTMQGDVMFCAFLSHGDTKHILLFPSSVEECFSMAVDAFDLAEQFQTPVFVLSDLDLGMNNWMAHPFTYPEKPIARGKVLNEEDLKRLGSFARYKDVDGDGIPYRTLPGTAHPNAAYFTRGSGHNEKAQYSERPDDYVNNMDRLARKFETARKFVPAPVKEVSGTSKIGIIAYGTTHWALTESCDQLLKEHGIATDYLRVRAYPFTQEVHDFIKNHDRVYVVEQNRDAQMFQLIKLDIAADQVTKLRSVVHYNGLPIDARSVTDAIVSQENVSQEAQ, from the coding sequence ATGGCTACGACAATTGAACTTGGAGTTCAGGAAAAAGCCGAGCGCACCCCTCCGCCGGGGCGCAAGGTCAATGATTTCAGCATTCAGGTGGCCACGGTAAACGGCTCAGGCTCGCAGTCTGCCAATACCGTGCTCTTGCGCAGCATTTTTCAGATGGGCGTGCCGGTCTCCGGCAAGAACCTGTTCCCGTCGAACATCGCCGGCCTGCCCACGTGGTACACCATCCGCGCCAGCAAGCATGGCTACATCGCGCGCAAGAAGGAAATTGATTTTCTGGTGGCGATGAACGCCGAGACCGCGCAGGAAGACGTGATGTCCCTGATGCCCGGCTCCGCCTGCGTGTATGACGAGCCGCTCAAGCTCTCCGGCCTGCGCCAGGACATTACTTTTTACCCGGTGCCGTTTGACAAGCTGGTGGCGCCTGTATGCCCTGAAGCCAAGCTGCGCCGGCTGGTCAAGAATATGCTCTATGTGGGCGTGGTGGATGCGCTGCTGGGCATTGACGTTGCCGAATCTGAAAAAGCGCTGGTCAAGCAGTTTGGCAAAAAGAAGAAAGCCGCTGAGCTGAATACAGCTGCTGTCCGCGCGGGATATGACTACGCGATTGCCACCTTCACCAAGCAGGACCCGTTCTGGGTGGAGCGCATGAATGAGAACCAGGGCAAAATCATTGTGGACGGCAACGCTGCCGCCGCCCTGGGTTGCATGTTTGCCGGCGTCACGGTGGTCACGTGGTATCCAATCACGCCTTCAAGTTCGCTGGTGGAAACGCTGATCGACTATCTAAAAGAATACCGCATTGGCCCGGACGGCAAAGCGACATTCGCTGTTGTCCAGGCGGAAGACGAACTGGCCGCCGCCGGAATGGTCCTGGGCGCAGGCTGGGCAGGCGCCCGATCCATGACCTCAACTTCCGGTCCCGGCATTTCACTCATGGCGGAATTCATTGGCCTGGGTTATTACACTGAGCTGCCCGGAGTGTTCTTTGATATTCAGCGCGTAGGCCCCTCAACCGGTTTGCCCACGCGCACCATGCAGGGCGACGTGATGTTCTGCGCGTTCCTCTCCCATGGTGACACGAAACATATTCTGCTGTTTCCGTCATCGGTGGAAGAGTGCTTCAGCATGGCCGTTGATGCGTTTGATCTGGCGGAGCAATTCCAGACTCCGGTCTTCGTTCTCTCTGATCTTGATCTGGGGATGAATAACTGGATGGCGCATCCTTTTACTTATCCTGAAAAGCCGATTGCGCGCGGCAAAGTGCTGAATGAAGAAGACCTCAAGCGCCTGGGCAGTTTTGCCCGCTATAAAGATGTTGATGGCGATGGCATTCCGTACCGCACGCTGCCGGGCACGGCGCATCCGAATGCGGCGTATTTTACGCGCGGCAGCGGACACAATGAAAAAGCGCAGTACAGCGAGCGTCCAGACGATTATGTGAACAATATGGACCGGCTGGCGCGCAAGTTTGAAACAGCACGCAAGTTTGTGCCGGCGCCTGTGAAGGAAGTTAGCGGCACGTCGAAGATCGGCATCATCGCCTACGGCACCACGCACTGGGCGCTGACTGAATCGTGCGACCAACTGCTCAAGGAGCACGGAATCGCCACGGATTATTTGCGCGTGCGCGCTTATCCCTTTACGCAGGAAGTGCATGACTTCATCAAAAATCATGACCGCGTTTACGTGGTGGAACAAAACCGTGACGCGCAAATGTTCCAGCTCATCAAGCTTGATATAGCGGCTGACCAGGTGACGAAGCTGCGCAGCGTGGTCCATTACAACGGGCTGCCGATTGATGCGCGCTCCGTCACTGACGCTATAGTTTCCCAGGAGAACGTTTCTCAGGAGGCCCAGTAA
- a CDS encoding DUF480 domain-containing protein — protein sequence MNIVLNAAEARVLGSLVEKDITTPDYYPLSLNALINACNQKNNREPVTNFDEETVRLALRNLSDKRLAGPAGGADGRVTKYEHRMQEVFNFTRQETALICVLLLRGPQTPGELRGRTERMYQFEHLDDVLSGLQQLMRREPPLAKALGRRPGTKEIRYAHLLSGDVEAWEPPAETASSSGSADAERMIQLEEQVAALRSEVAELRQQMAEFKKQFE from the coding sequence GTGAATATTGTCCTGAATGCCGCTGAAGCCCGGGTGCTCGGTTCGTTGGTGGAAAAAGACATCACCACTCCCGACTATTACCCGCTTTCACTGAACGCGCTCATCAACGCCTGCAACCAGAAGAACAATCGCGAGCCGGTGACGAACTTTGACGAAGAAACGGTCCGGCTGGCGCTGCGCAACCTGAGTGACAAGCGGCTGGCCGGCCCTGCCGGCGGCGCGGACGGGCGCGTGACCAAGTATGAGCATCGCATGCAGGAGGTGTTCAACTTTACCCGACAGGAAACCGCACTGATCTGCGTGCTGCTGCTGCGCGGCCCGCAGACCCCCGGCGAATTGCGCGGACGCACCGAGCGCATGTACCAGTTTGAGCACCTGGATGATGTGCTTTCCGGCCTGCAACAGCTCATGCGCCGCGAGCCTCCGCTGGCCAAAGCGCTGGGACGAAGGCCGGGCACAAAAGAAATCCGCTACGCGCATCTGCTTTCCGGCGACGTGGAAGCCTGGGAGCCGCCGGCGGAGACGGCCTCAAGTTCGGGATCCGCTGACGCCGAGCGCATGATTCAACTGGAAGAACAGGTAGCGGCATTGCGCAGCGAAGTGGCGGAGTTGCGGCAGCAGATGGCGGAGTTCAAGAAGCAATTTGAGTAA
- a CDS encoding restriction endonuclease, with product MAESPINSALRQFEAAEANLTKLERLWAEIEKLIPEGLQFGSDPVYEERVRSYRDVLVGLPKIDGWKPEGIPMDLNAICQNRLDAKELGEISVEIAVEEGINAPGRELAEYRHRLNKKRRQLIRNAMNDLIARIDHTVGLLEELELVGEREVNEDIEGENWEKLKSQVQEIEMLLGSALPRPPRWGDLQRHLGFGMVLDLRDIIRMDWPSVKSGLTKGLYDQDEPVPVEVEDIGTLAATQPTGTVSTKLKWESLDDEGFERLIFALISSTPGYENPAWLTKTKAPDKGRDLSVMRVLNDPLAGALRSRVIIQCKHWLTTSVSPGDVATVKEQMALWDSPKVDVLIFATSGRFSVDAVSLIERHNQSDRALKIEMWPESHLESLLAARPALIAEFGLR from the coding sequence GTGGCCGAAAGTCCAATCAATTCTGCTCTGCGCCAATTTGAGGCAGCGGAAGCAAATCTGACCAAACTGGAACGCCTATGGGCCGAAATTGAGAAGCTCATCCCTGAGGGTCTCCAATTTGGCAGCGATCCTGTGTATGAGGAACGGGTCCGATCATACCGCGACGTGCTTGTAGGTTTGCCCAAAATCGATGGATGGAAGCCCGAAGGTATTCCAATGGATTTAAATGCAATCTGTCAGAATCGCTTAGATGCAAAGGAACTTGGAGAAATAAGCGTAGAAATTGCTGTTGAGGAAGGCATCAATGCCCCTGGGCGTGAGCTTGCGGAATACCGCCACCGCCTCAATAAAAAACGTCGTCAGCTCATTCGAAATGCAATGAATGATCTTATCGCACGCATTGACCACACGGTCGGATTACTTGAGGAACTTGAACTTGTCGGCGAGCGGGAGGTAAATGAGGATATCGAAGGAGAAAATTGGGAAAAATTGAAGAGTCAGGTGCAAGAAATTGAAATGCTTTTAGGGAGTGCTCTTCCGCGCCCTCCGCGCTGGGGCGACCTTCAACGACACCTGGGATTCGGCATGGTACTAGATTTACGTGACATCATTCGTATGGACTGGCCTTCTGTAAAGAGCGGCCTTACCAAAGGTCTCTATGACCAAGACGAGCCGGTCCCGGTTGAAGTAGAAGACATCGGAACACTTGCTGCAACTCAGCCAACGGGAACGGTCTCAACAAAATTAAAATGGGAATCTTTGGATGACGAAGGATTTGAGCGATTGATCTTTGCTCTTATAAGTTCGACTCCTGGTTACGAAAATCCTGCGTGGCTTACGAAAACGAAGGCACCCGACAAAGGCCGGGACCTTTCAGTGATGCGTGTGCTTAATGACCCTTTAGCGGGCGCGCTTCGTAGCCGCGTAATTATTCAATGTAAACATTGGTTGACTACGAGTGTGTCTCCGGGGGACGTAGCAACTGTTAAGGAACAAATGGCCCTCTGGGATTCACCAAAAGTGGATGTACTCATATTCGCAACAAGCGGGCGATTTAGCGTGGATGCAGTTAGTCTCATCGAAAGGCACAACCAAAGCGACCGTGCCTTAAAAATCGAGATGTGGCCAGAAAGCCATTTGGAAAGCCTGCTCGCTGCACGCCCTGCGCTTATCGCAGAGTTTGGATTGAGATAG
- a CDS encoding 2-oxoacid:ferredoxin oxidoreductase subunit beta, giving the protein MSATSTPTPAPKTNHVGLTVLDYRGSKTTLCAGCGHNAITERIIDAMYEMGVQPENIAKLSGIGCSSKTPAYFVSRAHGFNSVHGRMPSVATGVALANQKLMLIGVSGDGDTASIGIGQFIHLMRRNLPIIYIIEDNGVYGLTKGQFSATADLGSKLKTGVINDLPPIDTCALAIQLGATFVARSFSGDKKQLLNLLKAAIAHRGTVMIDVISPCVTFNDHDGSTKSYKYSKDHDEPVQEVGFVPSFESIDVDYDPGTTASVRMHDGSHMRLRKLDRDYDATDKVGALRLLAEAHEKGEMLTGVFYVNTTAPSFIEQLNLTETSLARMPQELTRPPRQALDEIMEELR; this is encoded by the coding sequence ATGTCCGCCACTTCCACGCCCACACCGGCCCCAAAAACAAATCATGTTGGGCTTACCGTGCTCGACTATCGCGGCAGCAAGACCACGCTGTGCGCGGGCTGCGGCCATAACGCCATCACGGAGCGCATCATTGACGCGATGTATGAGATGGGTGTCCAGCCGGAAAATATCGCGAAGCTCAGCGGCATCGGTTGCTCATCCAAGACGCCGGCGTACTTTGTGAGCCGCGCTCACGGCTTCAACTCCGTGCATGGACGCATGCCTTCCGTCGCGACTGGCGTTGCTCTGGCCAACCAGAAGCTGATGCTGATTGGCGTTTCCGGTGACGGCGACACGGCTTCCATCGGCATTGGGCAGTTCATTCACCTGATGCGGCGCAATCTGCCGATCATTTACATCATTGAAGACAACGGCGTGTATGGGCTCACCAAAGGGCAGTTTTCCGCCACGGCTGATCTGGGATCGAAGCTCAAGACCGGCGTGATCAATGATCTGCCGCCCATCGATACCTGCGCGCTGGCGATCCAGCTGGGCGCGACGTTTGTGGCGCGGTCATTTTCCGGCGACAAGAAACAGTTGCTGAACCTGCTGAAAGCCGCCATCGCGCACCGCGGCACCGTGATGATTGACGTGATTTCGCCTTGCGTGACTTTCAACGATCATGATGGATCCACCAAGTCCTACAAGTATTCCAAGGACCATGATGAGCCAGTGCAGGAAGTCGGCTTTGTGCCAAGTTTTGAAAGCATTGATGTGGATTACGATCCCGGCACCACGGCAAGCGTGCGCATGCATGACGGTTCACACATGCGCCTGCGCAAGCTGGACCGCGACTATGACGCCACGGACAAAGTGGGCGCGCTGCGGCTGCTGGCGGAGGCGCACGAAAAAGGCGAGATGCTGACCGGCGTGTTTTACGTGAACACAACCGCTCCCAGCTTCATTGAACAGCTCAACCTGACAGAAACTTCACTGGCCAGAATGCCGCAAGAGTTGACGCGTCCTCCACGTCAGGCGCTGGACGAAATCATGGAAGAGCTGCGGTAG